A single Desulfobaculum bizertense DSM 18034 DNA region contains:
- the pnp gene encoding polyribonucleotide nucleotidyltransferase: MNTQTFSPVRTSAKLADGKEIIFETGKLAKQAHGSIWVQCGGTVVLVTVVTQPLPEDRGFFPLTVEYKELAYAAGRIPGSFFRREVGRPSEREVLVCRLIDRPCRPMFPKTFRDEVQIIAQVHSADEENDPDVLAICGASAALGISKTPFLGPIAGARIGYINKQFVYNPTYEQVKQSELNLVIAGTKDAVVMVEGSADFLPESLIADAIEWGHQQMQPVLQAQEELREKCGQPKIEIAEHVEDAEVKAVVEEIATPKLEEALFIPEKLKRYAAKDAIKQEVMDVLNERFAEEPERIKGAGDMINAITKRIVRSSIKDHKKRIDGRDLTTVRPLGIEVGLLPRTHGSALFSRGETMAMVTATMGSSRDEQRTDSLVGDCVKRFMLHYNFPPYCVGEARFLRGPSRREIGHGTLAERAIHPILPPAEEFPFTVRVVSEIMESNGSSSMASVCGSSLALMDAGIPVKCPIAGVAMGLIKEDDEYLVLTDILGDEDALGDMDFKVAGSEDGVTAIQMDIKITGIPSEILRSALAQAKEGRLHILENMNAVLPESRGQVSKHAPQLEIVHVHPDKIRSIIGPGGKNIKAITAETGADIDIEDDGRVSIFAPTRESLLQAKEMVQYHDQTAEVGKDYEGRVTRVIDCGAVVEILPGLDGLVHVSQLDIQRVEQPSDVTKVGDSMKVKVLEVEPSGRVRLSRKAVLMEEAGETIDLATFGKPKRGGDRRGGDRDRRGGRGGDRRGGDRNRR, from the coding sequence ATGAATACACAGACTTTTTCTCCCGTGCGTACCAGCGCCAAGCTCGCTGATGGCAAGGAAATCATCTTTGAAACCGGGAAGCTTGCCAAGCAGGCTCACGGTTCCATCTGGGTGCAGTGCGGCGGTACCGTTGTTCTGGTTACCGTTGTTACCCAGCCCCTCCCCGAAGATCGCGGCTTCTTCCCGCTGACCGTTGAATACAAGGAACTGGCATACGCTGCTGGCCGCATCCCCGGGAGCTTCTTCCGCCGCGAAGTTGGCCGTCCCAGCGAGCGTGAGGTTCTGGTGTGCCGTCTTATCGACCGCCCCTGCCGCCCCATGTTCCCCAAGACCTTCCGTGACGAAGTCCAGATCATTGCCCAGGTTCACTCTGCTGATGAAGAGAACGATCCTGATGTGCTCGCCATCTGCGGCGCTTCCGCTGCTCTTGGCATCTCCAAGACTCCGTTCCTCGGCCCCATCGCTGGTGCCCGCATCGGCTACATCAACAAGCAGTTCGTGTACAACCCAACCTACGAACAGGTTAAGCAGAGCGAACTGAATCTTGTTATCGCTGGTACCAAGGACGCAGTCGTCATGGTTGAAGGCTCCGCAGACTTCCTGCCCGAATCCCTGATTGCTGACGCCATCGAATGGGGTCACCAGCAGATGCAGCCTGTACTGCAGGCTCAGGAAGAGCTTCGCGAAAAGTGCGGCCAGCCCAAAATCGAGATCGCAGAGCACGTTGAAGACGCCGAAGTGAAGGCAGTTGTCGAAGAGATCGCAACTCCCAAGCTCGAAGAAGCACTTTTCATCCCTGAAAAGCTGAAGCGCTATGCTGCAAAGGACGCAATCAAGCAGGAAGTCATGGACGTCCTGAACGAGCGCTTTGCAGAAGAGCCGGAACGCATCAAGGGCGCTGGCGACATGATTAACGCCATCACCAAACGAATCGTTCGTTCCAGCATCAAGGACCACAAGAAGCGCATCGACGGTCGTGACCTCACCACCGTTCGTCCGCTTGGCATCGAAGTGGGCCTGCTGCCCCGCACCCACGGTTCCGCCCTGTTCTCTCGTGGCGAAACCATGGCTATGGTTACTGCAACCATGGGTAGCTCCCGCGACGAGCAGCGCACCGACTCTCTGGTTGGTGACTGCGTCAAGCGCTTCATGCTCCACTACAATTTCCCGCCGTACTGCGTCGGTGAAGCCCGCTTCCTGCGTGGACCTTCCCGTCGTGAAATCGGTCACGGTACTCTTGCAGAGCGCGCAATCCACCCGATCCTGCCGCCCGCAGAAGAGTTCCCCTTCACCGTCCGTGTCGTTTCCGAGATCATGGAATCCAATGGTTCCTCCTCTATGGCATCCGTGTGTGGTTCTTCCCTCGCACTGATGGACGCTGGCATCCCGGTGAAGTGCCCCATCGCAGGTGTTGCAATGGGTCTTATCAAGGAAGACGACGAATACCTGGTTCTGACCGACATCCTCGGCGACGAGGACGCACTCGGCGATATGGACTTTAAGGTCGCTGGTTCCGAAGATGGCGTTACCGCCATTCAGATGGACATCAAGATCACTGGTATTCCTTCCGAAATTCTCCGCAGTGCTCTGGCACAGGCCAAAGAAGGCCGCCTGCACATTCTGGAGAACATGAACGCTGTTCTGCCCGAATCTCGCGGTCAGGTCTCCAAGCATGCTCCGCAGCTTGAGATTGTCCACGTGCATCCGGACAAGATCCGCTCCATCATCGGCCCCGGTGGCAAGAACATCAAAGCCATCACCGCCGAGACTGGTGCTGACATCGACATCGAAGACGATGGCCGCGTTTCCATCTTTGCTCCGACTCGTGAGTCTCTGCTTCAGGCCAAGGAAATGGTTCAGTACCATGACCAGACCGCAGAAGTGGGCAAAGACTACGAAGGTCGCGTTACCCGCGTCATCGACTGCGGTGCTGTTGTTGAAATCCTTCCTGGCCTCGACGGTCTGGTCCACGTGTCCCAGCTGGACATTCAGCGTGTTGAGCAGCCCAGCGATGTGACCAAGGTTGGCGACAGCATGAAGGTCAAGGTTCTGGAAGTTGAGCCTTCTGGCCGTGTCCGCCTGTCTCGCAAGGCTGTCCTTATGGAAGAAGCCGGTGAGACCATCGACCTCGCTACCTTTGGCAAGCCCAAGCGTGGCGGCGACCGCCGCGGTGGTGACCGTGACCGTCGTGGTGGCCGTGGTGGCGACCGTCGCGGTGGTGATCGTAACCGCCGCTAG
- a CDS encoding glutamate synthase-related protein, producing MQWPKNNDVLGSTNRGNAIESGLCTLCRADCKGKCETWLSCLKGREMLYPRDFGTVTAGSGNTCHVGVSYNSLRIQGANYGACCGGEKAENGDSLFTDVSLETSFGAEEKTRCRVPFMTGALGSTFIAAKYWDSFAIGCALVGIPIVIGENVVGIDRKSELKNGRISSAPELERRIDTYLRYHDEYGAIIVQMNVEDTRNGVAEYIAEKYGNKVIIELKWGQGAKDIGGEIEVSSIEYASFLKQRGYLVDPDPERPEVQEGFRSGAIHSFARHSRLGYTNLNSFDQVRENFMHSVEYLRSLGFRRITLKTGAYGMEALAMAIKLASEAKLDLLTIDGAGGGTGMSPWNMMETWGVPSLLLHSKAYEYASMLAAQGKNVVDLSFAGGFAKCSNIFKSLALGAPYTKMVCMGRGMMIPGFLGSNIEGVLHPERRAKVNGNWDTLPPAIRELGNSPEEIFAGYHAVEDRIGKASMGEIPYGAIAMWTLVDKLSAGLQQLLAGARKFNVDKITRDDIASANRETERETGVPFITDIQDEVARRILKS from the coding sequence ATGCAGTGGCCAAAAAATAACGACGTTCTGGGCAGCACGAACCGCGGAAACGCGATTGAATCCGGTCTGTGTACTCTGTGCCGAGCCGACTGCAAGGGAAAGTGTGAGACATGGCTTTCCTGCCTCAAAGGCCGTGAAATGCTGTACCCCAGGGACTTTGGTACCGTCACCGCTGGCAGCGGCAACACCTGCCACGTTGGTGTCTCGTACAACTCCCTGCGCATTCAGGGCGCCAACTACGGTGCATGCTGTGGTGGTGAAAAAGCAGAAAACGGCGACAGCCTTTTTACTGATGTCTCTCTGGAAACCTCTTTTGGTGCCGAAGAAAAGACCCGCTGCCGCGTTCCGTTCATGACCGGCGCGCTGGGTTCAACCTTCATCGCTGCCAAGTACTGGGACAGCTTTGCAATCGGCTGCGCCCTCGTAGGCATTCCGATTGTTATTGGTGAAAACGTTGTTGGTATTGACCGCAAATCCGAGCTGAAAAACGGCCGCATTAGCAGCGCTCCTGAGCTGGAACGCCGCATTGATACCTACTTGCGCTATCACGACGAGTACGGTGCCATCATCGTTCAGATGAACGTTGAAGATACCCGCAACGGCGTTGCCGAATACATCGCAGAAAAATACGGCAACAAAGTTATCATTGAGCTGAAATGGGGTCAGGGCGCAAAAGACATCGGTGGTGAAATCGAAGTCAGCAGCATTGAGTATGCAAGCTTCCTGAAACAGCGCGGCTACCTTGTGGACCCCGATCCCGAACGCCCAGAAGTGCAGGAAGGCTTCCGCTCCGGTGCAATCCACTCCTTTGCCCGCCACAGCCGCCTTGGTTACACCAACCTGAATTCCTTTGATCAGGTTCGTGAAAACTTCATGCACTCTGTGGAATACCTCCGCTCTCTTGGTTTCCGCCGCATCACCCTGAAAACCGGTGCGTATGGCATGGAAGCTCTCGCAATGGCCATCAAGCTCGCCTCCGAGGCAAAGCTCGACCTGCTGACCATTGACGGTGCAGGTGGCGGAACGGGCATGAGCCCCTGGAACATGATGGAAACCTGGGGTGTTCCATCTCTGCTGCTGCATTCCAAGGCATACGAATACGCCTCCATGCTCGCAGCTCAGGGCAAAAACGTGGTTGACCTCAGCTTTGCTGGTGGTTTTGCCAAGTGCTCCAACATCTTTAAGTCTCTTGCCCTTGGTGCCCCATACACCAAGATGGTCTGCATGGGCCGCGGTATGATGATTCCCGGCTTCCTCGGTTCCAACATCGAGGGCGTGCTTCACCCTGAACGCCGCGCAAAAGTCAACGGCAACTGGGACACCCTGCCCCCGGCAATCCGCGAGCTTGGCAACTCTCCAGAAGAAATCTTTGCTGGCTACCATGCTGTCGAAGACCGCATTGGCAAAGCAAGCATGGGAGAAATTCCTTACGGTGCAATCGCTATGTGGACTCTGGTCGACAAACTCTCCGCAGGACTCCAGCAGCTTCTGGCTGGCGCACGCAAATTCAACGTGGACAAAATCACCCGCGATGACATTGCCTCTGCAAACCGTGAGACCGAGCGCGAAACCGGCGTTCCGTTCATCACCGACATTCAGGACGAAGTTGCCCGCCGCATCCTGAAAAGCTAA
- the amrB gene encoding AmmeMemoRadiSam system protein B, whose protein sequence is MQRNPVVAGRFYPDSPEALNHDLSILMRGAGEKSSAPTLLAMVPHAGYMFSGQVCGQTLAQANLAKKLVLLGPNHTGRGARLAVWPDGSWQIPGADVPVESELAHKIIEQHPAIFADRSAHLMEHSLEVVLPFLAYQNCDLSIVPISVSEPDYGLLEQAGNALGDLFSSIPEAISIAVSSDMSHYISAEKARTLDGDALDAVMALNPRALYDVVRKKNISMCGMLPMTLGMIIAKKLGAHSARLVAYSNSGDVTGDFDQVVGYAGVLIS, encoded by the coding sequence ATGCAAAGAAATCCTGTTGTCGCCGGACGTTTTTATCCAGACTCTCCCGAAGCGCTGAACCACGACCTTTCGATACTTATGCGCGGGGCAGGGGAGAAATCCTCTGCCCCGACGCTTTTGGCAATGGTCCCCCATGCTGGATACATGTTTTCCGGGCAGGTTTGCGGGCAAACACTTGCCCAGGCAAATCTGGCGAAAAAGCTTGTTTTGCTTGGCCCAAATCATACAGGGAGGGGAGCACGTCTTGCGGTTTGGCCAGATGGAAGCTGGCAGATCCCCGGTGCAGATGTCCCTGTTGAGAGTGAGCTGGCGCACAAAATTATTGAACAGCATCCCGCGATTTTTGCGGACCGTTCGGCACACCTCATGGAGCATTCGCTTGAGGTTGTTCTGCCGTTTTTAGCCTACCAGAATTGTGACCTTTCTATTGTTCCCATCAGCGTTTCCGAGCCTGATTATGGGCTGCTTGAACAGGCAGGAAATGCTCTGGGTGATCTTTTTTCTTCGATCCCAGAGGCAATATCCATTGCCGTAAGCTCTGACATGAGCCATTATATTAGTGCAGAAAAGGCTCGTACGCTTGACGGGGATGCCTTGGATGCTGTGATGGCCCTGAACCCAAGGGCGCTTTACGATGTCGTACGTAAGAAAAATATATCTATGTGCGGTATGTTGCCTATGACGCTCGGAATGATTATTGCCAAAAAGCTCGGCGCCCATTCGGCCCGGCTTGTTGCATATTCCAATTCGGGAGATGTGACGGGCGATTTTGATCAGGTCGTGGGCTACGCTGGGGTTCTTATCAGTTAA
- a CDS encoding tetratricopeptide repeat protein — MKKRNVRSKVCTLFLMGMIWCSHPLDADAMNLRFGIHPDKERLVFTFPNSVPQHTLKRTGRNELQLVAPQGLGPYTGKRPRFGNSKLVRAVNVSNKSAGIRLGTDAFGYVSFTLKSPSRLVVDVFRDPLGARWKKAKDQGAKSSAAAAKKTPAAQAQKHRAKKSSESVKKPAAQKKRTHYEVPNVFRGELGKKGGVSPTKKEIASQAVAASTAQNPDAQPQVKAEKTAPQKKAAMPKELSQKPWSFRGSIDKADGKKNAKEARAERLSQTRPASKDLPQPLVDAPEPESLKKAEKAPAAGPDFGKLMNAAIIAQNGKQYDAALEQLGHIISDKRAPKDMREEALYMKGDVLYAKYGDDLAGHFDEVNGAYEIAMNANLDSSRVPAALLKRGVLNLRVDNVPEAKAFFKILRDKYKNDPNVPLTYYYWGDYHFKNKDYERAADEFQYLVQVYPDCTFVREASLGLARSLKELGYDEQAYKIVDFIEKRWPRFYIEFPPFLQLEGDAAYAVKDYEAAKDFYWAYYNIDPRGDDADIILARIGDAYVNMDRFDAAREIYEKAVSDFPDREGGLVSKMRLAEEGIYDEPSLAQMYSIFDRPLTLRPSRIYKEIIKDHPESKLAPLAQLKLAIWELWNKRYLDGLKASSDFVKNYPESELLPRAVDVGMQSFSAMSKALVAEENYPLIVKLWEKYPFLREHKDQLSPGACMALGLSFWKEGQPGRTLALTEPYLKKPQIPEISEMAMSLALSVYLDNQAWDKVVEVAKDVKNWELTPEHQRELNYAQGLAFENLGKMDKSKSFWKKLAQDKELDPRQRAYAQNFMAQSLYDDRKYKEAYEYAQESLSLLLDTQGNENRIRDDLRILMDVTEKTGRIPETLKWAAEYEKHMKKDDPSYPALKYRVAGLYRKAGDTDRWKNMLKTLAKESSDTLYGRMASSDLELAALEENAQQYQPDAQLQ; from the coding sequence GTGAAGAAACGAAATGTCCGCAGCAAGGTCTGCACGCTTTTCCTGATGGGAATGATCTGGTGCTCTCATCCTTTGGATGCAGATGCCATGAACCTTCGGTTCGGCATCCATCCTGATAAGGAGCGCCTTGTCTTTACTTTTCCTAACTCTGTTCCGCAGCATACGCTCAAGCGGACTGGTCGAAATGAGCTGCAACTTGTTGCGCCACAAGGACTGGGTCCCTACACGGGCAAACGGCCGCGTTTTGGAAATTCCAAGCTTGTCCGGGCGGTGAACGTCTCGAACAAGAGCGCTGGTATTCGGCTGGGAACAGATGCCTTTGGCTATGTCAGCTTTACCCTGAAGTCTCCTTCTCGTCTTGTGGTGGACGTTTTTCGCGATCCGCTTGGGGCGCGCTGGAAAAAGGCAAAAGATCAGGGTGCAAAAAGTTCGGCAGCTGCCGCAAAAAAAACTCCTGCTGCTCAGGCACAGAAGCATAGGGCGAAAAAGTCGTCTGAGTCTGTGAAAAAGCCTGCTGCTCAAAAAAAACGGACGCATTATGAAGTGCCTAATGTATTCCGTGGAGAGCTGGGCAAAAAAGGCGGAGTTTCTCCTACCAAAAAAGAAATTGCATCTCAGGCCGTGGCCGCATCGACGGCCCAGAATCCCGATGCTCAGCCGCAAGTGAAGGCAGAGAAAACTGCTCCTCAAAAAAAGGCGGCGATGCCCAAAGAGCTTTCGCAAAAGCCGTGGTCATTCCGTGGAAGCATTGATAAAGCTGACGGGAAAAAGAACGCAAAAGAGGCGAGAGCAGAGCGCTTGTCGCAGACTCGTCCTGCGTCCAAAGACCTGCCTCAGCCCCTCGTGGATGCTCCAGAGCCAGAAAGCCTGAAAAAAGCCGAGAAAGCCCCTGCTGCTGGACCAGATTTTGGCAAGCTCATGAATGCTGCGATCATTGCCCAGAACGGCAAGCAGTATGATGCAGCTCTTGAGCAGCTTGGGCACATTATTTCTGATAAGCGTGCGCCAAAGGACATGCGTGAAGAGGCCTTGTATATGAAGGGTGATGTGCTGTACGCCAAGTACGGTGATGACCTCGCAGGGCATTTTGATGAAGTGAACGGCGCATACGAAATTGCCATGAACGCAAACCTTGATTCGTCCCGGGTCCCGGCGGCGTTGCTCAAGCGCGGCGTGCTGAACCTGCGCGTGGATAATGTCCCTGAGGCCAAGGCCTTTTTCAAGATTCTTCGTGACAAGTACAAGAACGATCCCAACGTCCCACTGACCTATTATTACTGGGGCGACTATCATTTTAAGAATAAGGACTATGAGCGGGCAGCTGATGAATTTCAGTATCTGGTCCAGGTCTACCCAGACTGCACCTTTGTCCGTGAAGCTTCGCTTGGTCTGGCCCGTTCTCTGAAAGAACTTGGCTATGACGAGCAGGCCTACAAGATTGTCGACTTCATCGAAAAGCGCTGGCCTCGATTTTACATTGAGTTCCCGCCGTTCCTGCAGCTTGAGGGTGACGCCGCTTACGCGGTTAAGGACTACGAGGCTGCCAAGGATTTTTACTGGGCCTATTACAATATAGATCCTCGTGGCGATGATGCGGACATTATTCTTGCCCGTATTGGTGATGCCTACGTCAACATGGACCGCTTTGATGCGGCTCGTGAGATTTATGAAAAGGCAGTGAGCGATTTCCCGGACCGGGAAGGCGGGCTGGTGTCCAAAATGCGTCTTGCAGAAGAGGGCATTTATGACGAGCCGTCTTTGGCGCAGATGTATTCCATCTTTGACCGTCCGCTGACGCTTCGCCCCTCCCGTATCTACAAAGAAATTATTAAGGATCATCCAGAAAGCAAGCTGGCTCCGCTGGCACAGCTTAAGCTGGCCATTTGGGAGCTGTGGAACAAGCGCTACCTTGATGGACTGAAAGCCTCGAGTGATTTTGTAAAGAACTATCCAGAGAGCGAGTTGTTGCCTCGGGCTGTGGATGTTGGCATGCAGTCCTTTAGCGCGATGTCCAAGGCTCTGGTTGCGGAGGAAAATTATCCGCTGATCGTGAAGCTTTGGGAGAAGTATCCATTCTTGCGTGAGCACAAGGATCAGCTTTCACCGGGGGCGTGTATGGCCCTTGGTCTGAGTTTCTGGAAAGAGGGGCAGCCCGGCAGGACTTTGGCCCTGACTGAGCCGTACCTGAAAAAGCCTCAGATTCCCGAAATTTCTGAGATGGCCATGAGCCTTGCCCTGTCTGTGTATTTGGATAATCAGGCATGGGATAAGGTCGTTGAGGTCGCAAAGGATGTGAAGAATTGGGAGCTGACCCCTGAGCATCAGCGCGAGCTGAATTATGCACAGGGACTGGCTTTTGAGAATCTTGGCAAGATGGACAAGAGCAAGAGTTTTTGGAAAAAGCTTGCACAGGACAAGGAGCTTGATCCTCGGCAACGCGCATATGCCCAGAATTTCATGGCTCAGTCTCTTTATGATGATCGCAAGTACAAGGAAGCGTATGAATATGCGCAGGAATCCTTGAGTCTGCTGCTGGATACGCAGGGGAATGAAAACCGCATCCGTGATGATCTTCGGATTTTAATGGATGTGACTGAGAAAACAGGTCGTATTCCAGAAACCTTGAAATGGGCTGCGGAATATGAAAAACATATGAAGAAGGATGATCCCAGCTATCCTGCGCTCAAGTACCGGGTTGCCGGACTGTATCGCAAAGCTGGGGACACCGACCGTTGGAAGAACATGCTGAAAACTCTGGCAAAAGAATCTTCGGATACACTGTACGGGCGAATGGCGTCCTCAGATCTGGAGCTTGCTGCGCTGGAGGAAAACGCTCAGCAGTATCAGCCTGACGCACAGCTTCAATAA
- a CDS encoding sigma-54 interaction domain-containing protein yields the protein MDIDKSGIIGQSPALKKVFKVLAKVAPTDSTVLVTGESGTGKELLVRALHANSKRKGKPFVPVNCGAIPAELLESELFGHEKGAFTHAIRSRAGRFELAEGGTIFLDEIGELDLSLQVKILRVLQEKEFERVGGTKTQQADVRVVAATNRDLEVEVQKGNFREDLFYRLNVIPLHLPSLRDRGSDISLLADHFLGGFAASQERKPLALTAEARRMLLAYDWPGNIRELENFMERLSILCDGDIITPDELPEKIWRCVGKTPPPQPSEEALAPVGFSWPRIQDLQERELDLKSFLDAVEERLLVEALELSNGVKNRAAEILGIKRTTLIEKLKKKGL from the coding sequence ATGGATATCGATAAAAGCGGAATCATAGGTCAGAGTCCCGCCTTAAAAAAAGTTTTCAAGGTTCTGGCCAAAGTCGCGCCTACTGATAGCACGGTATTAGTGACTGGAGAATCCGGGACCGGTAAGGAACTTCTTGTTCGTGCTCTGCACGCGAATAGCAAGCGAAAAGGAAAGCCTTTCGTTCCCGTCAACTGCGGAGCAATACCCGCAGAACTTCTCGAATCAGAACTTTTTGGACATGAAAAGGGTGCCTTTACGCACGCAATCCGTTCCCGGGCTGGCCGTTTTGAGCTTGCCGAGGGCGGAACAATCTTTCTTGATGAAATAGGCGAGCTTGACCTCTCGCTGCAGGTCAAAATCCTGCGAGTTCTTCAGGAAAAAGAGTTTGAGCGTGTGGGAGGAACCAAAACCCAGCAGGCCGACGTTCGTGTCGTTGCCGCAACAAATAGGGATCTGGAAGTCGAAGTTCAGAAGGGAAACTTTCGCGAAGACCTTTTTTATCGTCTCAACGTCATTCCACTTCATTTGCCATCATTGCGTGACCGCGGCAGTGATATTTCACTGCTGGCAGATCATTTTCTTGGAGGCTTCGCAGCGTCACAGGAGCGGAAGCCCCTGGCTTTGACTGCCGAAGCTCGCCGGATGCTTTTGGCATACGACTGGCCAGGAAATATTCGCGAGCTGGAAAACTTCATGGAGCGCCTGTCCATTCTTTGTGACGGCGACATCATTACACCGGATGAACTTCCTGAAAAGATCTGGCGCTGCGTGGGCAAAACTCCGCCACCACAGCCCAGTGAAGAAGCTCTTGCGCCGGTGGGCTTTTCTTGGCCAAGAATTCAGGACCTTCAGGAACGGGAGCTGGATCTCAAAAGCTTTTTGGATGCTGTTGAAGAGCGTTTGCTCGTGGAAGCCCTGGAGCTTTCTAACGGTGTCAAAAATCGGGCTGCCGAGATTCTTGGTATCAAGCGGACCACGCTGATCGAGAAGCTCAAGAAGAAAGGTCTCTAG
- the folE2 gene encoding GTP cyclohydrolase FolE2, translating into MQDVQNGPAKVAMPIDRVGVKELRTPILVRNRDHKENVQHTVASVDLSVDLPAEFKGTHMSRFVEALEAWDEELDYKSFKRLLGNVRERLQAKRAHLTFRFPYFLERTAPSTGSKGLMDYQCELTGVLEGDQLSFVLGVEVPVMTVCPCSLAICHGGAHSQRAIVTIRTRSTGLVWIEDLIAVAEKAGSSPVHSVLKREDERDVVDSAFANPAFVEDVVRSAAHSLQKMEQVSWFRVDVESQESIHNHSAYASIEMENTH; encoded by the coding sequence ATGCAGGATGTTCAAAATGGCCCAGCAAAAGTGGCCATGCCTATTGATCGTGTTGGCGTGAAGGAATTGCGTACTCCTATTCTGGTTCGCAACCGGGATCACAAAGAGAATGTTCAGCACACTGTTGCAAGTGTTGACCTTTCTGTGGATCTTCCTGCAGAGTTCAAGGGCACCCACATGAGCCGATTTGTGGAGGCTCTTGAAGCGTGGGACGAAGAACTGGACTACAAGAGCTTCAAACGCCTTTTGGGTAATGTTCGCGAAAGGCTTCAGGCCAAGCGCGCCCATTTGACCTTCCGATTCCCATATTTTCTGGAGCGCACGGCTCCGAGTACAGGAAGCAAAGGACTGATGGATTATCAGTGTGAACTCACAGGTGTTCTCGAAGGTGATCAGCTGAGCTTTGTGCTGGGCGTCGAAGTGCCTGTGATGACTGTCTGTCCGTGCTCTTTGGCTATCTGTCACGGTGGAGCGCACAGCCAGCGGGCCATTGTAACAATTCGTACCCGGTCGACAGGACTGGTGTGGATTGAAGACCTGATTGCTGTTGCTGAAAAAGCTGGCTCCTCCCCGGTTCATTCTGTGCTCAAGCGCGAAGATGAACGAGACGTGGTTGATTCTGCTTTTGCCAATCCGGCTTTTGTGGAAGATGTGGTCCGCTCTGCGGCGCATTCTCTCCAGAAGATGGAGCAGGTTTCGTGGTTCCGGGTTGATGTGGAAAGCCAGGAGTCTATTCATAATCATAGCGCGTATGCGAGTATCGAGATGGAGAATACTCACTAA
- the nikR gene encoding nickel-responsive transcriptional regulator NikR, with product MGKTIRFGVSLDSDLLDKFDRHCEENSYQTRSEAIRDLIRNTLVKNEWTDENHEVAGTLTLVYDHHQSNLSQRLTELQHEAHHLIMSSLHVHLDHFNCLEVLVLRGTAGEIRNLGQRLVSTKGVKHGKLSLTTTGQDLV from the coding sequence ATGGGAAAGACAATTCGGTTTGGAGTCTCACTCGATTCGGACCTCCTCGACAAATTTGACCGGCACTGTGAAGAAAACAGTTATCAGACCCGGTCTGAGGCTATTCGTGACCTCATCCGAAATACCCTCGTCAAAAACGAGTGGACTGACGAAAATCACGAAGTCGCCGGGACGCTGACCCTGGTCTATGACCATCATCAAAGTAACCTTTCACAGCGTCTCACAGAATTGCAGCACGAGGCTCATCATCTGATTATGTCTTCGCTGCATGTTCATCTGGATCATTTCAATTGCCTAGAAGTTCTGGTGCTCAGAGGCACCGCAGGCGAAATCCGTAATCTGGGCCAGCGCCTTGTTTCCACCAAGGGAGTGAAGCACGGCAAGCTGAGCCTGACAACGACTGGACAGGATTTGGTATAG
- a CDS encoding class I SAM-dependent methyltransferase, which yields MVQQETGSVFERLGTTTLRVDCAGKTWPLLRPSNFEALWESIGKTGEEERAPYWAELWPSSLVLCEWLEAHKECIQHARCVDMGCGLGLSALCAAQCGAQVLALDYEFEPLVYAAETQRRLGIPRVTWAVMDWRKPALAQHSADFVWGGDIVYEPSFVETVAEFLDWSLVPGGRAWIVEPNRVVARPFKGAIEQRGWDFTRVFTRSLEWEKHSVTLHLLEIVKKA from the coding sequence ATGGTTCAGCAGGAAACAGGCTCTGTTTTTGAGCGGCTGGGGACGACGACTCTTCGCGTTGACTGTGCCGGAAAAACATGGCCCCTTCTTCGCCCGTCCAATTTTGAAGCTCTGTGGGAGAGCATTGGAAAGACTGGCGAAGAGGAACGAGCACCGTACTGGGCTGAACTCTGGCCGTCGAGCCTTGTGCTGTGTGAATGGCTTGAGGCGCACAAAGAGTGCATTCAGCACGCACGGTGTGTTGACATGGGCTGCGGCCTTGGGCTTTCGGCACTGTGTGCTGCACAGTGTGGGGCGCAGGTCTTGGCGTTAGACTATGAGTTTGAGCCACTGGTTTATGCGGCAGAGACTCAGCGGCGTCTTGGTATACCACGGGTAACATGGGCTGTGATGGACTGGCGAAAGCCTGCCCTTGCGCAGCATTCCGCAGACTTTGTCTGGGGCGGAGATATTGTCTATGAGCCGTCTTTTGTGGAGACTGTGGCAGAATTTTTGGACTGGAGTCTTGTTCCCGGAGGCCGGGCATGGATTGTAGAACCCAATAGAGTTGTTGCAAGACCATTTAAAGGGGCTATAGAGCAGCGGGGCTGGGATTTTACACGGGTGTTTACCCGTTCTCTGGAGTGGGAAAAGCATTCCGTTACCCTGCATTTGCTTGAGATTGTAAAAAAGGCTTGA